One region of Candidatus Afararchaeum irisae genomic DNA includes:
- a CDS encoding ATP-binding protein, giving the protein MEPIDVIELMLTAEVYNDNPELDENDLPPKLRKTVWNGEGEIERPVEITEERVAEIFDTEDVWDSVKTLPFTDRNSFDGKLSFTVTDLATDWYTDNATEERILNNPTLAYYYDEIKNGELDGDLEIDYETSRAQNPPKEADTEWVRSLVNDLVNEEEEVENMLELVEIFAPEEIDQSLDDIVLTDEQQGEVKKVMKAIEYRNYLRQVGLSEIGKLLFVGPPGTGKTSTAKALSKRLDLPFVEVKLSMITSQYLGETAKNVDKVFELAKRLSPCILFIDEFDSIAKTRESEEHAALKRAVNTLLKSIDDISLVQDSVLLIGATNHPKLLDHAAWRRFDEILEFPAPDDEMRAKIFEIVTSDIEIEDFDPVELAEETDGLTGSDLRLVLREAVLDALKGDRTTLTQQDLIDAVGSFEKRKNLKEMDMMEGSPTSVADDDDHDHDHSHSDD; this is encoded by the coding sequence ATGGAACCGATAGATGTCATTGAGCTGATGCTAACGGCGGAGGTCTACAACGACAACCCCGAACTCGACGAGAACGACCTCCCGCCCAAGCTACGTAAGACTGTCTGGAACGGCGAGGGCGAGATAGAACGTCCCGTCGAGATAACTGAGGAGAGGGTCGCGGAGATATTCGACACCGAGGACGTCTGGGACTCGGTGAAGACGCTCCCGTTTACCGACAGGAACAGCTTCGACGGGAAGCTGAGCTTCACTGTTACGGATCTCGCTACCGACTGGTACACAGACAACGCCACAGAGGAGAGGATACTCAACAATCCCACTCTCGCGTACTACTACGACGAGATCAAGAACGGAGAGCTAGACGGCGACCTTGAGATAGACTACGAGACTTCGAGGGCACAGAACCCGCCGAAGGAAGCCGATACTGAGTGGGTACGTTCACTCGTCAACGACCTCGTGAACGAGGAAGAAGAGGTCGAGAACATGCTCGAACTCGTCGAGATATTCGCTCCCGAGGAGATCGACCAGAGCCTCGACGACATAGTTCTCACCGACGAACAGCAGGGCGAGGTCAAGAAGGTCATGAAGGCGATAGAGTACCGTAACTACCTCCGCCAGGTGGGTCTGAGCGAGATAGGTAAGCTCCTCTTCGTCGGACCTCCCGGAACGGGTAAGACGAGTACCGCGAAGGCTCTGAGCAAGAGGCTCGACCTGCCGTTTGTCGAGGTCAAGCTCTCGATGATCACGTCTCAGTACCTCGGAGAGACCGCGAAGAACGTCGATAAGGTCTTCGAACTCGCTAAGAGACTCTCGCCGTGTATACTCTTCATAGACGAGTTCGACTCGATAGCCAAGACGCGTGAGAGCGAGGAACACGCCGCACTCAAGAGGGCTGTCAACACACTCCTCAAGAGCATAGACGACATATCGCTCGTACAGGACAGCGTACTCCTGATAGGCGCGACCAACCATCCGAAGCTACTCGACCACGCCGCTTGGAGACGTTTTGACGAGATACTCGAGTTCCCCGCTCCCGACGACGAGATGAGGGCGAAGATATTCGAGATAGTCACGAGCGACATAGAGATAGAGGACTTCGACCCCGTCGAACTCGCCGAGGAGACCGACGGACTCACGGGAAGCGACCTGCGTCTCGTACTACGTGAGGCTGTCCTCGACGCTCTCAAGGGCGACAGGACGACACTCACACAGCAGGATCTCATCGACGCTGTCGGGAGCTTCGAGAAGAGGAAGAACCTCAAGGAGATGGACATGATGGAGGGATCACCCACCTCGGTCGCGGATGACGACGACCACGACCACGACCACAGCCACTCCGACGACTGA
- a CDS encoding DUF2250 domain-containing protein produces the protein MIESTENGVLRVLSDPMRIASLAHVTDIGPDCARYIERRLLGVGTETPWKEIQEALHTLEDEGFVERVEGRTLKRDVPTSSVKHTLKRREQEKDTRMKHTYYEPTPRGEEVYEEVIGSFDFLPRETEAARLIYEDAEEIAGEMSQEIERRRHAESADLIYAHYSEVEEAIEEGRETVRLEGVEVEILPELSVDENAFRHYEKGSERE, from the coding sequence ATGATAGAGTCGACAGAAAACGGCGTACTGCGGGTTCTGAGCGATCCTATGAGGATAGCGTCCCTCGCCCACGTCACCGACATAGGACCCGACTGCGCGCGTTACATCGAGAGACGCCTCCTCGGTGTCGGAACCGAGACGCCGTGGAAGGAGATACAGGAGGCACTACACACGCTTGAGGACGAGGGATTCGTTGAGAGAGTCGAGGGGAGGACACTCAAACGCGACGTCCCGACGTCGTCGGTCAAACACACCCTCAAGAGACGCGAACAGGAGAAGGACACACGGATGAAACACACCTACTACGAGCCGACACCGAGAGGCGAGGAGGTCTACGAGGAGGTGATCGGGAGCTTCGACTTCCTCCCGCGCGAGACCGAGGCGGCACGTCTTATATACGAGGACGCCGAGGAGATCGCCGGCGAGATGAGTCAGGAGATCGAGAGAAGGAGGCACGCCGAGAGTGCCGACCTGATATACGCGCATTACTCGGAGGTCGAGGAGGCGATAGAAGAGGGAAGAGAGACGGTTAGGCTCGAAGGCGTCGAGGTAGAGATACTTCCCGAACTCAGCGTCGACGAGAACGCTTTCCGGCATTACGAGAAGGGGTCGGAAAGGGAGTGA
- a CDS encoding MBL fold metallo-hydrolase — protein MRLTLLGTGDSAGVPQVGCSCPTCERHTEEGRERTRFSLLVENEGKTLLIDASPDLRTQLLRENVDSLDGVVLTHGHYDHYSGLGNLYRTLGEVEVYGAPNVLDYVLDDKYSYLRIFERHDVEPFEEFEFAGLKVRLVPVHHPPLETYGVVVTDPDSGAKLSITGDTSREIPDGSLEAMESPDLVVADAFASTDVIDRKISDDGYSFADKHMTYEGALDLADEIDADETALVHLSHFFRHERDAMGEDGDTYVL, from the coding sequence ATGAGGCTGACTCTTCTCGGAACAGGAGACTCCGCGGGTGTGCCCCAGGTAGGCTGTTCGTGTCCGACGTGTGAGCGTCACACCGAAGAGGGACGTGAGAGGACGAGGTTCTCTCTTCTCGTCGAGAACGAGGGTAAGACTCTACTCATAGACGCCTCGCCCGATCTCAGGACACAGCTTCTGCGTGAGAACGTCGACTCTCTCGACGGTGTCGTCCTCACCCACGGACATTACGACCATTACTCGGGTCTCGGGAACCTCTACAGAACACTCGGGGAGGTCGAAGTCTACGGAGCCCCGAACGTACTCGACTACGTCCTCGACGACAAGTACTCCTACCTCAGGATCTTCGAGAGACACGACGTCGAACCGTTCGAGGAGTTCGAGTTCGCGGGTCTCAAAGTACGTCTCGTTCCCGTACACCATCCTCCCTTAGAGACCTACGGTGTCGTCGTGACCGATCCCGACTCGGGTGCTAAGCTCAGCATAACAGGAGACACCTCGCGCGAGATTCCCGATGGGAGTCTCGAAGCCATGGAGTCTCCGGATCTCGTAGTAGCCGACGCATTCGCGTCGACCGATGTCATCGACAGAAAGATCTCCGACGACGGCTACTCCTTCGCCGACAAACACATGACCTACGAGGGCGCGTTAGACCTCGCCGACGAGATAGATGCCGACGAGACCGCACTCGTCCATCTCTCACACTTCTTCCGACACGAACGCGACGCGATGGGGGAAGACGGCGACACCTACGTACTATGA
- a CDS encoding PAS domain-containing sensor histidine kinase, protein MTSSSVLLPMAPVWVVDIVGSVLMMVFAAACVVEGRKFSRKVSGAIGTYILWMSYVFALFAFSRSVGHILRRVLVTAGRTRLWESVSPVSGGLNSLTFIVVATLTLYYQKVKEHSDSLRREIERRRETEEELRRHRENLEEVVRHRTEDLRRSKRRYEDLFNSISDPVFVHEVGGSFLDANDAAVEKLGYSREELLSMSPEDVTADLGKSPEEITAEIDEKGELLFEASVIHSDGNETPVLIHSSTTQYDGTDAVLSIARDVTEVKEREKQLKVLDRVLRHNMHSEMNVVLGYARIIRERSSGEIRDEAAKIIETAESLIETTDKEKEIVDVLSEDKKSTVFGVDTLLEGRIQTLRDRYPDYEIVYDAPSPSNPVGVRAIPEIGKAIDELIGNAAEYNDSDSPRIEVSVSTRPSEDCVEITVADNGPGIPDEEVRVLPTETEIQPLYHGSGLGLWLVHHIVERSGGSLRFEENQPRGSIVRMRLPSANSSS, encoded by the coding sequence GTGACCTCTTCCTCCGTACTTCTGCCGATGGCTCCCGTCTGGGTCGTCGACATAGTCGGATCGGTTCTCATGATGGTCTTCGCAGCCGCGTGTGTGGTCGAGGGAAGGAAGTTCAGCCGGAAAGTCTCGGGAGCGATAGGTACCTACATACTCTGGATGTCGTATGTCTTCGCTCTGTTCGCCTTCTCACGGTCAGTGGGGCATATACTCCGCCGTGTCCTCGTAACAGCAGGTAGGACACGTCTGTGGGAGTCAGTCTCGCCGGTCAGCGGAGGTCTCAACAGCCTGACCTTCATCGTCGTCGCTACACTCACTCTCTACTACCAGAAGGTCAAGGAACACAGCGACTCGCTGAGAAGAGAGATAGAGAGACGGCGCGAGACCGAGGAGGAGCTCAGACGCCACCGTGAGAACCTTGAGGAGGTAGTGAGACACCGAACCGAGGATCTGAGACGGAGTAAGAGGAGGTACGAGGATCTCTTCAACTCGATAAGCGACCCCGTATTCGTCCACGAAGTCGGTGGCAGCTTCCTCGACGCAAACGACGCCGCTGTCGAGAAGCTCGGATACTCACGTGAGGAGCTACTCTCGATGTCTCCCGAAGACGTCACAGCCGACCTGGGGAAAAGTCCCGAGGAGATTACTGCGGAGATAGACGAGAAGGGGGAGCTCCTATTCGAGGCGTCGGTGATACACAGCGACGGCAACGAGACTCCCGTCCTAATACATTCGTCGACGACACAGTACGACGGCACAGACGCCGTGCTCAGCATAGCTAGAGACGTCACCGAGGTCAAGGAGAGGGAGAAACAGCTCAAGGTTCTCGACAGGGTTCTGCGTCATAACATGCACTCCGAGATGAACGTCGTACTCGGTTACGCGAGGATAATACGTGAGAGATCCTCGGGAGAGATCCGTGACGAGGCGGCGAAGATCATAGAGACTGCTGAAAGTCTCATAGAGACGACCGACAAGGAGAAAGAGATAGTCGATGTCCTCTCGGAAGACAAGAAGAGTACCGTCTTCGGAGTAGACACACTCCTCGAAGGACGTATACAGACTCTGAGAGACAGATATCCCGACTACGAGATCGTCTACGACGCGCCCTCGCCCTCGAATCCGGTGGGCGTAAGGGCTATACCCGAGATAGGGAAGGCGATAGACGAACTCATAGGTAACGCAGCCGAGTACAACGACTCCGACTCGCCACGTATTGAGGTGAGTGTGAGCACGAGACCGAGCGAGGACTGTGTCGAGATAACTGTCGCAGACAACGGACCCGGAATCCCCGACGAGGAAGTCAGGGTTCTCCCGACGGAGACCGAGATACAGCCTCTCTACCACGGAAGCGGTCTCGGACTGTGGCTCGTACACCACATAGTAGAGAGGTCGGGCGGCTCTCTGAGATTCGAGGAGAACCAGCCGAGAGGTAGCATAGTACGTATGAGGCTGCCGTCGGCGAACAGCAGTTCATAG
- a CDS encoding site-specific DNA-methyltransferase, producing MSNVNVVNDDCLDYLRENTVSDIDLTFLDPPFNQGKDYPSHDDSMEEDAYWAWMRDVSAEIYDATAEGGAVYFMQREKNADDVLRILRDTGWTFQNLIIWEKTTSAVPSKYRFGKKYQIIAFCTKGDKPATFNRLRHDPPTPENYDRERENGIYLTDVWKNVRELTSGYFAGNEPLRDENGDRVHKQQAPIELLTRIVLSSTLPGDKVFDPFAGTGTTGVVCDQLDRDVVLVEKDSSYHRLIQERIEEERPADDVSELYDDYQYTENLDEIWGGKVESGTDNSSGQEDITSFAED from the coding sequence ATGTCAAACGTCAACGTAGTCAACGACGACTGTCTCGATTATCTCCGTGAGAACACCGTATCGGATATCGATCTCACCTTTCTCGACCCACCGTTTAACCAAGGCAAGGATTACCCCAGCCACGACGACTCGATGGAGGAAGACGCCTACTGGGCGTGGATGCGCGATGTCTCCGCCGAGATATACGACGCCACCGCTGAGGGTGGTGCAGTCTACTTTATGCAACGTGAGAAAAACGCCGACGATGTCCTCCGTATTCTTCGGGACACTGGATGGACGTTCCAGAACCTGATTATCTGGGAAAAAACTACATCGGCTGTACCGTCGAAGTACCGTTTCGGTAAGAAATACCAGATTATCGCTTTCTGCACGAAGGGAGACAAGCCCGCGACTTTTAACCGTCTCAGACACGACCCACCAACTCCGGAGAATTACGACCGCGAGCGCGAGAACGGTATATATCTGACCGACGTCTGGAAGAACGTGCGTGAGCTGACATCGGGATACTTCGCCGGGAACGAGCCATTACGTGACGAAAACGGCGACCGCGTCCATAAACAGCAGGCACCTATTGAGCTTCTGACGAGGATAGTTCTCTCATCTACATTACCTGGGGACAAGGTCTTCGATCCTTTCGCGGGAACCGGCACTACGGGAGTCGTCTGTGACCAGCTTGACAGAGACGTAGTTCTCGTCGAGAAGGACAGTAGCTACCACAGACTAATCCAGGAGCGCATCGAGGAAGAGAGACCTGCTGATGATGTCTCAGAGCTATACGACGACTACCAGTATACAGAAAACCTCGACGAGATATGGGGAGGAAAGGTCGAGTCGGGTACGGATAATTCGAGCGGTCAGGAGGACATAACCTCATTCGCTGAGGACTGA
- the map gene encoding type II methionyl aminopeptidase, whose product MTDTDTDTDTNYEKHREAGEILVEVREEAADSVEPGVPLLEVAETAEERIRQLGGEPAFPVNISRNEEAAHATPSRDDETEFGDDMVNLDIGVHVDGWIADSAVTVDMTGNTDLAEAPEKALEAAIDVVEAGVSTAEIGRVIEETINDEGFNPVYNLTGHGLDEYEQHTSPSIPNHAVDQGVTLDEGDVVAIEPFATDGTGRVNEKGSAEIYSLVEPDARIRSNAARDLLSTINDDYGTLPFAKRWLPPKRLDMTVSRLERRDIVHSYPTLSEDEGCLVSQAEHTVVVEEDGCEVITR is encoded by the coding sequence ATGACTGACACTGACACTGACACTGACACTAACTACGAGAAACACCGTGAGGCGGGGGAGATACTCGTCGAGGTACGTGAGGAGGCTGCTGACTCCGTCGAGCCCGGAGTCCCACTCCTCGAAGTCGCCGAGACTGCCGAGGAAAGGATACGTCAACTCGGAGGCGAGCCCGCCTTCCCCGTCAACATATCCCGTAACGAGGAGGCGGCACACGCCACACCTTCGAGGGACGACGAGACGGAGTTCGGCGACGACATGGTCAACCTCGACATAGGCGTACACGTCGACGGATGGATAGCAGACTCCGCGGTCACAGTCGACATGACCGGGAACACGGATCTCGCCGAAGCACCCGAGAAGGCACTCGAAGCCGCGATAGACGTAGTCGAGGCGGGCGTCTCGACAGCAGAGATAGGACGCGTAATCGAGGAGACGATAAATGACGAGGGATTCAACCCCGTCTACAACCTCACGGGGCACGGTCTCGACGAGTACGAACAGCACACCTCACCCTCGATTCCCAACCACGCAGTCGACCAGGGTGTAACGCTCGACGAGGGAGACGTCGTAGCCATAGAGCCCTTCGCGACCGACGGAACCGGTAGGGTCAACGAGAAGGGCTCCGCCGAGATATACTCGCTCGTCGAGCCCGACGCGCGTATAAGGTCGAACGCGGCGCGTGACCTCCTCTCGACGATCAACGACGACTACGGGACCCTCCCCTTCGCTAAGAGATGGCTCCCCCCCAAACGTCTTGACATGACAGTCTCGCGTCTCGAAAGACGTGACATCGTACATTCGTACCCGACCCTCTCGGAGGACGAGGGCTGTCTCGTGTCACAGGCGGAACACACTGTTGTAGTCGAGGAGGACGGCTGTGAGGTCATAACGCGCTAA
- a CDS encoding 6-hydroxymethylpterin diphosphokinase MptE-like protein produces the protein MEFEDWEPIYEAILEDLGYSRDDDLASAKLLDSYLDPFDLGRLGSVIKTKTVYVVGNAPCLEDEIHGIPDPETEDTVVVAADAASERLSEAGVDPDVVCTDLDGSPSHAADLSQSGTVVAVHAHGDNTDLIEGWIEEFDLSNTLGTTQTRPFGDVHNFGGFTDGDRCAFLADEFGAYSLSLVGFDFDDPSVSPEKSRKLDWARRLIRVLEKRRDETILQGQS, from the coding sequence ATGGAGTTCGAAGACTGGGAACCGATCTACGAGGCTATACTCGAAGACCTCGGATACTCGCGCGACGACGACCTTGCCTCGGCGAAGCTACTCGACTCGTACCTCGATCCCTTCGACCTCGGACGTCTCGGCTCGGTTATAAAGACGAAGACCGTCTACGTCGTGGGAAACGCCCCGTGTCTCGAAGACGAGATCCACGGAATTCCTGATCCTGAAACCGAAGACACAGTCGTAGTAGCCGCCGACGCAGCCTCAGAACGTCTCTCGGAAGCCGGAGTCGATCCCGACGTAGTCTGTACCGACCTCGACGGCTCCCCGTCTCACGCCGCGGATCTCTCACAGTCGGGCACAGTCGTCGCAGTACACGCCCACGGCGACAACACCGACCTCATAGAGGGATGGATCGAGGAGTTCGACCTCTCTAATACTCTCGGCACGACACAGACACGTCCCTTCGGAGACGTCCATAACTTCGGCGGATTCACCGACGGCGACAGATGCGCCTTCCTCGCCGATGAGTTCGGAGCCTACTCCCTCTCGTTAGTCGGCTTCGACTTCGACGATCCTTCGGTCAGCCCCGAGAAGTCACGTAAGCTCGACTGGGCGAGACGTCTTATCCGTGTCCTGGAGAAACGCCGAGACGAAACCATACTCCAAGGACAGTCTTAA
- a CDS encoding DEAD/DEAH box helicase has protein sequence MKIRDSRISETIDDDLLEHYADKGIESLYPPQEKSVEKGVTDGESLVAAVPTASGKTFIAQLGMFSSEGKSLYIVPLKALASEKYDEFSELPGVDVGISTGDYDSTDDYLSDNDVVVATSEKTDSLIRNGADWIRDVSCVVVDEVHLLDSGDRGPTLEVTLAKLRRLNPELQVIALSATVENPDEIAGWLDAELVETDWRPVDLRKGVYTEGEGVIEFEDVRKSKICEFPQISDLCCSQSKIGIPAKTRSVFGCNETRSVSSCPANQRLTDAETEIQTRSDPVSSLVTDSVDDGGQCLVFVSSRRSAEATARRLSDLGLDTGEGVGEAARRILEDADTETGESLAEYVSEGVAFHHAGLRSSHRKEVEESFRARDIKVICATPTLAAGVNVPARRVIVRDHTRYTDAGMKPLPVLEVHQMFGRAGRPGLDPYGEAILVASDNDDRDEVWERYIDGEPESVYSKLASRSALRTHVLSTVASGFADSREELRSFLDATFYAYQEEEADLGSIAEEVIEYLEDVEMVEVSDDGIEATDLGHQVSRLYIDPKTGAEIVGALEGSAETGFDPTPLTFLEGVCDTPDMYPFYLRKGDEKEMRDFAVKHEEEFVDPPSEFDRGFESWLASLKTARVVYDWIHEDDTEEIAEEYGVGPGDINAKVERADWLLHAAESVAETVGTDDDILETVSRTRRRVSDGVEDELLDLVGVRGIGRVRARRLYDAGIESRDDLRDADVDSVASLLGKKTASKVLSETGRDISPDDIEAAVNGEAAVEETKQSSIGDF, from the coding sequence ATGAAAATCCGCGACTCCCGTATATCCGAGACGATCGACGACGACCTCCTCGAACATTACGCCGACAAGGGGATAGAGAGTCTCTACCCTCCTCAGGAGAAGTCTGTCGAGAAGGGGGTCACCGACGGAGAGAGCCTCGTCGCGGCGGTTCCGACGGCGAGCGGCAAGACCTTCATAGCCCAGTTAGGGATGTTCTCGTCGGAAGGTAAGTCGCTCTACATAGTCCCCCTGAAGGCACTCGCCTCGGAGAAGTACGACGAGTTCTCGGAGCTTCCGGGAGTCGACGTCGGTATATCGACGGGAGACTACGACTCGACCGACGACTACCTCTCCGACAACGACGTCGTAGTGGCGACGAGCGAGAAGACAGACTCTCTGATACGTAACGGAGCCGACTGGATACGTGACGTCTCGTGTGTCGTCGTAGACGAGGTTCATCTCCTCGACTCGGGCGACAGGGGTCCGACTCTCGAAGTCACTCTCGCCAAGCTGAGACGTCTCAACCCCGAGTTACAGGTCATCGCACTGAGCGCGACGGTCGAGAACCCCGACGAAATAGCGGGATGGCTCGATGCCGAGCTCGTAGAGACCGACTGGAGACCCGTCGACCTCCGCAAGGGGGTCTACACTGAGGGCGAAGGAGTGATAGAGTTCGAGGACGTTCGTAAATCTAAGATTTGCGAGTTTCCACAAATCTCTGATTTGTGTTGTAGCCAATCAAAGATTGGCATACCCGCGAAAACGCGTAGCGTTTTCGGTTGCAACGAGACGCGAAGCGTCTCGTCATGCCCCGCTAATCAAAGATTAACAGACGCCGAGACCGAGATACAGACGAGAAGTGATCCTGTCTCGTCCCTCGTTACCGACTCGGTCGACGACGGTGGTCAGTGTCTCGTCTTCGTGAGTTCGAGGAGAAGCGCCGAGGCGACCGCGAGAAGGCTCTCAGATCTCGGCTTAGACACGGGAGAAGGGGTCGGAGAGGCGGCAAGACGTATACTCGAAGACGCCGACACGGAGACGGGCGAGAGCCTCGCCGAGTACGTCTCGGAGGGCGTCGCTTTCCACCACGCGGGTCTCAGGAGTAGCCACAGGAAGGAGGTCGAGGAGAGCTTCAGGGCGAGAGACATAAAGGTCATATGTGCGACACCGACACTCGCCGCTGGGGTCAACGTCCCCGCGAGACGCGTCATAGTACGTGACCACACGCGTTACACCGACGCAGGAATGAAGCCGCTCCCCGTCCTCGAAGTCCACCAGATGTTCGGAAGGGCGGGACGTCCGGGTCTCGATCCCTATGGAGAGGCTATCCTCGTCGCCTCGGATAACGACGACAGGGACGAAGTCTGGGAACGTTACATAGACGGAGAGCCCGAGTCTGTCTACTCTAAGTTAGCGAGCCGGAGTGCTCTGAGGACACACGTCCTATCGACTGTAGCGAGCGGCTTCGCGGATTCGAGGGAGGAGCTACGTAGCTTCCTCGACGCGACATTCTACGCCTACCAGGAGGAGGAAGCCGACCTCGGAAGTATCGCGGAGGAAGTGATCGAGTACCTCGAAGACGTGGAGATGGTCGAGGTGAGTGACGACGGCATCGAAGCCACAGACCTCGGACACCAGGTCTCACGTCTCTACATCGACCCCAAGACCGGAGCGGAGATAGTCGGGGCTCTCGAAGGAAGTGCAGAGACTGGGTTCGATCCGACGCCGCTGACCTTCCTCGAAGGAGTCTGTGACACACCCGACATGTATCCGTTCTACCTCCGGAAGGGAGACGAAAAGGAGATGCGTGACTTCGCGGTCAAACACGAGGAGGAGTTCGTCGATCCGCCGAGCGAGTTCGACAGGGGCTTCGAGTCGTGGTTAGCGTCTCTCAAGACGGCGCGTGTCGTCTATGACTGGATACACGAGGACGACACCGAGGAGATAGCCGAGGAGTACGGCGTCGGACCCGGAGACATAAACGCAAAGGTCGAACGTGCCGACTGGCTCCTCCACGCCGCCGAGTCGGTCGCCGAGACAGTCGGTACAGACGACGACATCTTGGAGACTGTTTCACGCACACGCAGAAGGGTCTCCGACGGTGTCGAGGACGAGCTTCTCGACCTGGTCGGAGTCAGGGGGATAGGACGTGTGAGGGCGAGACGTCTCTACGACGCAGGTATAGAGTCGAGAGACGACCTGCGTGATGCCGACGTCGACTCTGTGGCGTCTCTACTCGGAAAGAAGACGGCGTCGAAGGTTCTGTCGGAGACAGGCAGAGACATCTCTCCCGACGACATAGAGGCGGCAGTAAACGGCGAGGCAGCCGTAGAAGAGACCAAGCAGTCTTCGATAGGTGATTTCTGA
- the cgi121 gene encoding KEOPS complex subunit Cgi121, whose amino-acid sequence MTGTDRTTGEGTQTQTQSETQIRVLEAETETEIDDIDGFIEEMDRIGERHGVVVQGFDVEYLASRRHVEEAVRKTQRAFERGENVARKRSMEVLLYAAGTRQIDVATEMGVKEGESTSVFVVYSESDGCRDPDEVDEAVEELSNSDFVNSDSVGRWNGDSSDPQVLREFFGIGDEEIDAVGESKLEVLVLERVALLDVNK is encoded by the coding sequence ATGACCGGGACAGACAGAACGACGGGGGAAGGGACTCAGACACAGACTCAGTCAGAGACACAGATACGTGTCTTAGAGGCGGAGACGGAGACGGAGATAGACGATATAGACGGGTTCATAGAGGAGATGGACAGAATAGGCGAGAGACACGGCGTCGTGGTACAGGGCTTCGACGTCGAGTACTTAGCTTCGCGCCGACACGTCGAGGAGGCGGTGAGGAAGACACAGAGGGCGTTCGAGAGAGGTGAGAACGTCGCGAGGAAGAGGTCGATGGAGGTTCTTCTCTACGCCGCGGGGACACGTCAGATAGACGTGGCTACCGAGATGGGGGTCAAGGAAGGAGAGTCGACGTCGGTATTCGTCGTCTACTCGGAGTCGGACGGCTGTCGAGACCCCGACGAGGTCGACGAAGCCGTCGAAGAACTAAGTAACTCCGACTTCGTAAACTCCGACTCGGTCGGGAGATGGAACGGAGACAGCTCCGATCCCCAAGTGCTGAGGGAGTTCTTCGGTATAGGCGACGAAGAGATAGACGCAGTCGGCGAGTCGAAGCTCGAAGTACTCGTCCTCGAACGTGTCGCTCTCCTCGACGTCAACAAGTAA